The DNA sequence TCTGCGCGGCTACATTCCGCAAGGTGACATCGGTAAAGTGCGGGTGGGTCAACGCGCTCAGGTGTTTCTTGACTCGAACCCGAAGCAGCCATTGAGCGCGAGAGTTGCGGCGATCGATCCAAAAGCTTCTTTCACACCAGAGAACATTTATTTCCGCGACGATCGGGTCAAACAAGTATTTGGGGTGAAGATTACGATCGATGATCCGAGGGGATATGCCAAGCCCGGAATGCCTGCGGATGGGGAAATTATGCTTAAGGAGTAGACATGACTTCAGCCCTTGAACTCACTCCAAATGTTTCTTACAGCGCAACAGATTCGATCATTCGAGTGCATCAGTTGCATAAACATTACGGGCGGATTGCTGCGGTTCGTGGAATTGATTTTAGTGTAGCTCCCGGTGAGTTATTTGGCTTGATTGGCCCTGATGGAGCAGGCAAAACAACGACCTTTCACATCCTTAGTGGCATTATGGAAGCGACAGCCGGGGAAGTTCAAGTTCTGGGCTTGCCTGCACGGGATGCTCGATTGCAGATTGGTTATCTCACCCAGCAATTTTCGTTGTACTTAGATTTGAGCATCAATGAGAACTTACAGTATGTTGCAGGGTTGCGAGAAGTCCCGGAGCCATTATTTCAAGAGCGACGCGCTAAGTATCTCAAGTTGATGAGCTTGGATCAATTTGGCGATCGTCTGGCTGGACAGTTATCCGGTGGCATGAAACAAAAGCTTGCACTCTGTGGCGCACTGGTTTCACAGCCGAAAGTTTTATTGTTAGATGAACCGACAACCGGAGTTGATCCAGTCTCCCGGCGGGAGTTTTGGGATGTGTTAGCGGCATTAACCGCAGAAGGCGTGACGATTGTGGTTGCAACGCCCTATCTCGATGAAGCAGAACGCTGTAATCGGGTGGCATTGATGTATGACGGAATAATTCAACAAATTGGAACGCCGGCTCAACTGCGCCACGGTTTAGGCTTACATCGTATCGAAGTTCATACGCCCCAGCTTGAAATCGCTGAACAAGCCCTAAGCGAGAGTGCTGCCATTACAGATGTGCAGACATTTGGCGATCGTTTAGATGTGTTAGCGGCTGATCCGGATGCCGGAGAACGAGAAATTCGATCTAGGTTTTGCGATCAGCATCTCAGCTTAACTTCACTACGAGCCGCAGAGCCAACGTTAGAGAATGTCTTTGTTACTAGACTCAGACAGCAAGGATCAGCCCCACAGATTTTAGAGTTTCCGCGTGGGCGATCGAGCCGCAAGTCCTCGGAAGACGTTGCTATCTATGCTCGGAATCTAAATCGAGTGTTCGGAATATTCCAAGCGGTTAAAAATGTCGATGTGGAAGTTCGCTACGGTGAAATTTTCGGCTTGCTTGGAGCAAATGGAGCCGGAAAAACCACAACCATCAAAATGCTTTGTGGATTGTTACCCGCAAGTTCTGGAGAGATTGCATTGGGTGGAGAACGCGGCAATCTTCGCAGTAGCGATCTCAGAAAGCGAATTGGCTACATGAGTCAGAAATTCACGCTGTACGATGACTTATCGATCGTGCAGAACCTGCAATTTTATAGCGGTGTGTATGGCGTTCCACGCAAGCTGCGCCGCGAGAAGATTGATTGGGTGTTAGCGACTTGCGGACTTGAAGGACAGGAAAATATGCTTACGGGACAGCTACCTGGAGGCTGGAAACAGCGCGTTGCCTTCGGAGCTTCTGTGTTGCACGAACCCGATATCCTATTCCTGGATGAACCCACCTCCGGCGTTGATCCATTAGCACGGCGGCAATTCTGGCGATTGATCAATGACTTTGCTCGAAATGGAACTGCAATTCTAGTCACAACACACTATCTCGAAGAAGCAGAACAATGTAATCGCATGAGCTTTATGGTGGCAGGTGAAACTGTCTTAGAAGGTTCACCGAGTCAAATCAAAGCGGCACAGCCCGGACAGTTAATCGAAGTTGTGCTGAATCAAACTCAAGCCGCATCGAACCTGCTGAAACAACAGATGGAGAGTTGGCGCGTGTCTATTTTTGCCGATCGCTTGCACGTGGTCATTGATCATCCCGAAGAAATCGAACAGCTACGATCGCGCCTCATCGCCGCCAACCTATCCCCTATCTCGCTACTCCCCATCCCCTACTCACTCGAAGATGCCTTTATCGGAGTCGTTCAACGCGCCCAACTATGAAACGCATTCTTGCTCAATGTAAAAAAGAACTGGCTCAGTTTCGCCGCGATCGTCTCACTCTAGCGCTGGCGTTCATTTTGCCAACGATGACCCTGTTTATCTTTGGGTTTGCGATTCGACTTGAAGCCAAGAACATTGTGTTGATAGTACAAGACTTCGATCGCAGCAACTTAAGCCAAGCCTACACAGAGCGACTGTATGCGACCAATCAATTCGTTCCGGTGCAGTGGAACGGGCTTGATCCGGTTCGAGATGGCATCGATCGAGGACTTGCTAAAGCTGCGGTGATTATTCCGTCAAAGTTTAGTAGTGATGTTCAAGCAGGGCGAACCAGTACCGTACAAGTGCTGATTGATGGAACCGATGTGAACAATGCGCGAGTGATTAAAAACAGTATTCAAGCCTTTACTAAGGTGTTTATTCAAGATCAGAACTTGGCGCAGTCACAGCCGAAGATTCTTCCTCGGATTCGACTGTGGTTTAATCCGGGTCGGCAAGAGTCGCTTTACATTGTTCCCGGTGTCTTTGGGGTGATTCTGGCAATCTATCCCAGTCTACTCGCTGCTCTGGCAATGTCCCGTGAGAAAGAACAAGGCACAATCTTGCAAACCTATGCTTCTAGCATCAGTGCGGCTGAATTATTGCTAGGAAAATGTCTAGCTTATTTTATCGTTGGCATCGGTCAGGCGTTGTTTGTAATTGGCTTGGGGTGCGCGGTTTGGCGACTTGGATTTGCGGGTGATCCGACCCCTTTGTTTGTTGGAGGTGCAATCTTTCTGATTGCTAGTGTGATGTTTGGATTGTTTATCGGAGTCAGAGCGAACAATCGATCGGTGGCAGTGCAAGGTGTAGCAACAGCAGGATTTTTACTCGCGTTATTGTTGTCAGGATTTATTTACCCACTGCATAACATTCCTTTTCCGCTATCGCTGGTGACCAACATTGTTCCGGCTCGGTACTTTATTGAAATTTCTCGTGATGCCTTTGTTCGAGGAACAGGTTGGTCTGGTGTTTGGCTCGCTCCCTTGCTGCTCGCAGTGCTTGCTTTTGTCTTGTTTAGTCTTTCCCGCCGCATTCTCGGCCGGATGCAACTTCCTGGGTAATTGATATGAATCTCTTTCGACGTTTCTTAGAAAGCCGTTTCTTTGTGCTTGCAGTCAAGGAAATTAGTCAGATTCTACGGAATAAACAACTGATCTTCTTGCTGGTGTTCCCACCAACCATACAACTGCTAATTTTCGGATTTGCACTGAGTCCGAATGTGGAGCATATCAAACTCGGCGTGATGGATTACTCGAACACACCGATGAGCCGCGAACTTACCGCAGCAATGACGGCGAACGGGGTCTTTGATGTGAAGTCAAGAACGATCGACGAAACCGACCTAAGCAATCAAGTGAGACGCGGCGATGTCACGGCAGGGTTAGTGATTCCGACGGATTTTAATCGATCGCTCCACAGCGATCGACCGGCTGAAGTTCAAGTCCTGATTGATGCGGTCGATGCCAACACTGCAGGAATCGCCAGTGGCTACGCCACTCAGATCATCAATCAGTTTGGGCGGCAATTTACGCCTGAAGCTGTGCCTCCGATTCAAACTGAAGCCACGATTCTCTACAATCCGGGTCTTGTTTCCAGTTGGTTTATCGTTCCGGGTGTGATTGGGTTAGTGTTGAATTTAGGTAGTTCGCTTGTGTCTACATCTGCTGTAGTGCGCGAGAAAGATACGGGAACTTTGGAGCAGCTTCTGATGACCCCGGCGGCAGACTGGGAAATTATCTTAGCGAAAGTGGTTCCGTTGTTTGTTCTGCTGCTGGGTGAAGTGATGTTAGCGCTCTCGGTAGCGCACTTTATCTTTCAAGTGCCATTTCGAGGGAGTCTGCCGCTGTTCTTGTTTTTCTCTGGGCTGTATGCTTGTGTAGGAATTGGAGTTGGCTTTCTGCTAGCAACGATTTCACGCACGCAACAACAAGCCATTCTCACCTCGTTTTTTATCAATCTGCCTTTGATTCAGCTTTCAGGTGCGATCGCACCCGTTGAAAGTATGCCAAAGTTCTTCCAAATCCTGTCGCTTGCGAATCCGTTGCGCCACTATATCAAAATTGCGCGGGGAGTTTTGTTAAAGGGCAATGGGTTAGACGTGTTGTATCCAGAAGCGATCGCGCTATTTTGTTTCGCGATCGCGCTTTTGTATATCAGCACCAGTAAATTTCGTAGCCAGTTGAACTAGCTTGAAAAGCATTTTAGAAGCGCAATCGCACTTTAGATTAAGGATTAAGCGATCGCTCAAACATTCAAGCTTGCGCTTTGCCCAAATACTTCTCTAAGTAGGGTGAAAACACCTCATAAATCAGCGTAAACGGCTTGCCATGATGCCAGAACAAATAATGTCGTCCCCACAACGGAGTCGAATAGCCAAATGCTGCTTCTAATGCAGGCGATCGACCGTAATGTAAGCCTTTAATTTCGCGATACAACTCCAGGCGCGATCGCGATAAATTCGCCCAAACGGGCTGCGACTTATTCTGCAAATACTCGTCAACATGGCTCAATTCCCACCAAGAAGCAGCATAGCCTAAACGCTGACCTGAAGCAGTTTTCAGCCAAATCTGCCGCCGCAAGCGCTCAGCCGGAATTTGTGCGATCGCAGGGGGCGCGTTGTCGGTAGAGAAACCGATCGGAGACATATCCAGCACATCGACTTCGGTTCGCTCCCCGGTGAGAAGCTGCAAATGCCGAGTCGGAGAACCATCGCCCAGCAGCATCATTTGCCAAGCGGGAGAGAGTTTGCTGTGCGGTAAACCCTGCTGAATTTCGAGTTCGCTGGCTTCCCAGATCGGATCGAGACAATGCCAGGTCGTCGGCAGAATCGCGCTGTCGGTGGGTCGAATGATCGCAGTCACGCTGTTTACATAAGTTAACTTTCTCTTATGATAACGCTGCCTGCGCGAACGCGCAGTGCAAACATCGATTCAGACACTCGGATTATGGCGCAGGTGGATCGGCTGAGTTTTGGTATTACAACTTTCCAGCTTGGCACGAAAATATCGAGTCATCGCGATCGACATGGTGGGTTCGGGGAGTGGATTGATTTGCGTTATCCGATTTTTGCGCTACCGGGGCGCAAAGAGCCATTGATTCAGATGGCGCAGACAAATTTTAATCTACTGGGTGTGCGGGAATCGGTTTAAGGGATGAGGGAGCGTTGAGCAACACACATCATCACCAGTGCCCCTTCTGCCGAATCAGGATTAACCCCGCTCAGCCACTGTGCCAAACGAATGTTCCAAGAAGAGCGGCCCCACCTGCCTTGAAGTACATCTGCTCCAGCAGTACGGTTATGCGGAAAGAGCTTGACACTAAATCCTATTGGCTCCAAGATGCTGTAGAAAAACTCAGGTGTCACGCCATCACCTGGACTATGATGAACTTCGGTCGCCACCATCCACTTTTGTTCCTCGCTCGTGGCATGTCCACCGCGCTTTAGCAGGCGATACAATGGTAGGCGAATATTCCACAGCCAGTGCGCGATCGTATTGTTGCTCCACATCGTTTTTTGTAGATCGTGATCAGTGATTAACAATCCACCCGGACGCACGATTCGAGCAGCCTCACGTAACACTTGCCGCATATCATCACAGTGATGCAGCGTTCCATTAATCACAACAATATCGGCAAATTCAGAGATAAAAGGAAGACGTTGAGCATCAGCAAGCACGGGCGTATATCCTAGCTCGGCGGCAATCTTAAGTCCCCCATGAGCAACATCGACCCCAATCAGATGATTTGGCACTCCACAACGATCGCGTAATGCAGCAAACACATTACCCGGACCGCATCCGATGTCTACGATAATCTTATCCTGCCAAGAACCCGTTATCGTAAACCAGCGTTCTTGAAACTCGCGATCACGATGTACCGCGTCTAAATAGTTCTTTGCCCATTCAGGATGTCCAAAATAGTAAGCATTTGCCTCAATGCCAGGGGAAGGATGATCAATTGGGAATGATAAGACTTCATCTTTCCAAGTTGCAAGAGATTGTTGCTCAACCGAGACGAAGGGTTCGAGCGCTGTATGGTTCCGAGTTAACATATCTGAGTTTTCTTGTCAAAGATGGGACAGGACATTGGCTGAAAGCAAGGTTCTTGCGGTAAGGGTTGCTTTGCTGCGATCGTGCGATAGGCAGGAATGAGCTGCTGTGCGATCGCTTGCCAAGAATAGCGGGATTGAGCAAGATGTTGCCCGTTCTTGCCGAGTTTTTCGCGCAGATAAGGCTTCGTTAATAGTTGTTCAATTGCCAAAGCTAAGGATTCAACGGTCTCTTCTACAACCAGTCCCGCATCGGCTGATTCGATTTCTGGGGCAATTTGAATTCCGGGTGTGATCACGACTGGTAATTGAGCATTCAGAGCTTCTGCAACCGCAATTCCGAAGTTCTCAGAAAACGATGGCAACACAAACAAATCTGCGCCCTGTAATAAACAGTCTTTTAGCTTCCCTAATACTAATCCTGGAAATGTGATTTGATCGCTTAAATTTAGCGATTGAGCGATCGTGTGGAGCTTCTTCACATAAGCTGGATCACCATCGCCTGCGAGAATGGCATGAAACGATAAGCCTTGACTTGCTAGATGATGTAATGATTGTAGGAGCAGTTCAGGACGCTTTTTCGGATGTAGACGCGACAAGAATAGAATGATCGGCGTTTCATCGGAAACTTGGTACTTTTGGTGAATCAGCGATCGGGCATCTTCGATTTCAATCAGTGGGCTAACGCCAAGCGGTAAGGTAAGCGTTGGCGTGTCTACACCAAAGTTACGGACATCTTCGACTTCAGATGGCGCAGTGCAGTGAATTGCGGCGGCTCGATCGAGATTGCGACGTTCGATGAGGGCGGTGTAAACTTGCTTTTTCAGGGGGCGTTGTGAGAGTGCCCAAGGAGTAAGCTGTCCCATCGTGCGAACGGTATAGGGAACGCGATGCCAACGCGCGATCGCCGCTGCACAGCTTGGAGCATAGCAAAATAAGTAGTGATTATCTAAAACATCATAGTTCTGGACATTCTGCCATAACCATCGCGTTGCAGCCGGAGAAAAGAGAAACTCTTTGAGTGCTGGGCGTTTGAAGGGCATAAACCAAACTGGAACAGTCGCACCATCTTCTCGAAATTGATAGTCCACTTGCTGGTTCACTGGAACATCTAGCTCAGTTGCGCCATCATGATTGGTAGTCAGAATCTCAGTGTCCACCCCCAATTGCTGCAATGCCCACACCAAATTCATTGCAACCTGTGGTGGCCCCCCCATACTAGGACTTAGCGAGGGAATCACATGCAGAATTTTCATTTCGTTTAACCGGGTTTAGAATTTGTTCACGATCGAGCATCAATCTGATTACCGAATAAGCCCACTTTTGCGAGCGACAATTAGCCCAATTACAGGTAGTATGGCCGTCGTGAGCCAAAACAAACTTCGCATTGTGATTGAGCCAGCAAAAAAACCTAGGGCGTAAACGACCATTGCATAGTCAGACTGTCGCTGCAAGACCAGTCGATTCCACCAGTTTGCCAGCGCCCCCAAGAACAGAGAAGTTGCAATCACTCCCCAATAACCCGCCATCATGTAAGCTTCGCCAATGTATGTCGTAGCAATCGTATAGCCTTCTACACCCGCAATTTCTTCGAGGCTTACACTCAATCCTTCGGGTTTACTCGGTAGAAATACTCTGGGAATCGGTTTGATGATTGACCAAACCAGGATTTCACTACCAAGATAGTTGTGTGCTGAAGGAATTGCATCCGCAACAATACCGAGAGAAGCTAAATTGTAGTCAACTGAGAGCGTCTGTCGAACTGTATCACTGGCATAAACTCGGTTTTCAAGATAGTTTCGCAGTCCAATAGTTCTAAATTCCAGCATGTGGTAGGAGCCATAGGCGGCAATCGAGAATGTCAGCGCAACTGGAATAATCGTGTTAATAAAGGTATAGCGAGGCAAGGTTAGCAAGTAGCCCACAATGAAGGTGGCAAGATACGCCACAAAGACATTACGAGTTCCGCCTGAAAAGCCTTGAAACATCGTTAATGCAAACGCTGCCACCAATAGACTCTGTTGGTACAGAGGGATCAGATGACGACGATTGCACAATACGCCAAACAGGGGTGGAATCGCATATCGCAGCAAGCCTAGCTCAATGATCAAGCTGCTTGCGCCTCCTAGCCTTGCTCGCGTCCAAGGTTCGCTAAATCGCGCTCCCATCATCGCATTGATCATTTTAATGATGTCGAACTGGACGGACTGAAGCATATAAAGATAGCCCAGTATCGCTGATATCATGACGACTCGAAAGAGCGTATTGGTCGAGACATCTTCAAAGTTAAGCCAGGAAGACTGCATAGCTTGTGGTTTGATCAGATGACGACCTATTGCAAAAGCGGCAAAGGCAACGAGAACGATCGCGATCGCATTGCGAGTTTGAGCAATGTCTATCATCGTATTGAACTCTTCTTGGGGAAAGAGGAATTCAGCCAGAATCAGATAGTAGAGCGAAATTAAGCAAAGCAAATCGGTGCGGAAGAGATTTCGTAGTCCTCTTCTGCTGTCGAGATAGATGCTGGTCGTCAGTCCGATCGCAACCGGAATTGCAGCCGCTCTCGCAATCAATGCAGGCTGATCCGATGGAGACTGCATTCCTATGAATCCAAGCGCCACCCCACCGAGGATTGCTAAGGTTGCTGCACCAGAAGCAGAGGGAGGAAAATGCTCGACTTCGGGGTAGATGTCTTCTGAAAAATCGCGGGAGAGTGACATAGAACTCAAGCAGGAATTTGAGAAAGGGTGAGTTGCGGACGTTGGGGAATGACCTGCTCTAAGATCTGAACCAGTTCTGCGGCTTTGACATTCCAAGTGAGGTGATGCTGAATCAGATGTTGGGCTTGCTGTCCCATTTCGAGTCGTTTGTCATCCTCGCTGAGCATTCGATCAAGTGCGAGCGCGGTTTCGTCAATGTTCTTCGGAGGGACGGAATAGCCGTGAACCTCCTGAGTGATGACATCATTAATGCCACCATCATTGCAGCAAATGATTGGCTTTCCGGCTGCCATTGCTTCAAGGTAGACCGTAGCGAAGGGTTCATCCCATCCCACTAAGGCAAAACAATCTGCCCAAACCATTTCTTGCAGCACTCCGGCATGGGGCTTTCTCCCGATTAGTTGAACTTGAGCGGTGACATCATAGCGATCGACGGCTTGCTGCACTTTCTCTGCATCCGGGCCGCTTCCAATAATTCGCAGTACCGCATCTGGATGCTTACCAGCGATGCGACAGAACGCTTCGATTAACAATGGCACGCCTTTTCGTTCGGCAAACAGCGCACAAGCGAGAATTACTTTTTTGCCTTGGAGCGCGATCGGACGGGGGGTGTTTAAGACTTGCTTTGAAGGGAGATTGACACCATTGTGAAGCGTTAGGACTTGGCTTTGCGGAAAGAGCATTTGTAAGTCTTGCTGCATCGGTTTGGACACGGCAAGCAGCATTGTGGCTCGATCGGCGACTGTTTGCATTGCAGCTTTTCGACCCGGATAGCTTTGAGCGTCGCGAATCTCATCAAAGTCGTGATCGAGTGTGACGATCGGGAGTGCTTCAGGAAGTTGGGCGGCGATCCAACCATTCGGCAAAGTTTGATGGCAAAAGATGACATCGGGCTGAAAGGACTGAACGATGCGACGAAAGTTTTGCTGAATCGACTTCCAGGCAAGTTGCAGATACGGTTCGGGATTACGATGTGCCCAAGCTTTGAATGGAGGCACTGGATAGTAGAACCACCGGGGATAGCTGACACGAACTGAATTTGACCAAGTGAATGTGTCGGGACAGTTGGCGTAAGCTTTTGCTCCGGGGGTGAGTGCGATCGCGCTTGGCAGCCAGGAGGTTGGGGAAACAACGAACAGTTCGATGTTCTGCCGTGCGAGGGCTTCGGCTTGAGACAGCGCCCAAGTTCCCATCACCGGGTTATCGGGCTTGGGGAAGTAGGAGGCAAGTAGAAGAACACGCAGACGGGGAATGGTCATGCTGAGGCGACGGTAGTTGGGAGACGGTAGAAACGGTGGTGCTAAATAAGATGTACATCGCTTCGTCCTGAGAAGAACGATAGGCTCTATGTATATTTAGCAACACCGAAATTAGAAATCAGGACAAATAGTCGATCGTGTTCTCTTTATTTGCGCTTGCGGCAGGCAACGTCGCTTAACAGACGAAACAAATTGCATAAAAGTTGTGACTCCGCTATATCATTGAGGTTGATGGGTAGGAGTCCCCTGAAGATTGGCGAAATTCCTACACTTCTCAGGCTTAATTTGCAATCTGAGAAACTGTAGTGTGGAATGAAGGAGAGTTTCGACAGGTCAATCGCGAAAAAGATTCTTGCTTGAATTCTAGGCTGAACTGCTGCGTGCGTTGTTTAACCTTGAACTCCCTGAGTTAGCCAAATACTAACGCAGCTAGGAAAGTGTGGCACCAGCCTTTAAGCAATCTTCATAGATTTACTTTGTGTAACAAATTTCATGCTGCTTGGATGCCTGCACACTTAGAAGCACCTCACACCAACATTTCGCGCCGGCTTCAGGGGTCAGCGTTGCCGCCTTGATCTGGGAAGCTTGACTCGCTTGCTGTATCGCTTTGGAATCCTGAGTATAAAAAGACAAGGCTTGATAAAGCGCGATCGCATCACCCGCAGGCACGATCGCACCATTAACTCCTGGCTCGACTAAATCAACTGCCGCTCCAACCGCATCAGAACAAATGATTGGCAATCCCGCCCCTACTGCTTGATTCACCACCACGCCCCAACCGTCATAGCGACTCGGCAACACAAATAAATCTGCTTGCTTAAAAAACTGCGGTAAATATTCAGGATCGTGAAAGCCTGCATAGTCTATTTGTTGTTGAGTTTTGGACGAGAGCGATCGCATCATCTTAGGCAGTTCCGCTTCACGCCCAACGAGCAACAATCGCGCTTGAGTGCCGGATTGAATTAATCGATCGAAGGCTTGCAGCAACAGATCAATGCCTTTGCGCTCGATCATTTGACCACAAAAAAGAATCGTGATCGGTTTGCGGGGACGCTCGATCGAGCTTTGGAACTCGGATAGATTGCAGTAGTAAGGAATGTTAAAAATGGGATGCTTGGGAAAGCGCTGTTGATAGTCTTGTTGAGCGCGAGAACCAATTGCCGCGATCGCAGCACATCGACTCAATGCGGCTGAAAAGACTTTCTGTAACTGCCCTTTGATGCCGCTAGACTCTCCGACCATCTTTTCACCCCAGAAAATGCAGGGAACTCGATCGGCGTAAAACCGCAGTATCAGTTGCGACATCAGGTTTTGATAGCCATTGAGCACAATGACATCGACATGCTTCAAAGCGGGAAGATGCCAATTGAGATGGAAGCGCGACAGTCCCCAAGCTAAATGGAATCCTGGAAGCACAGTTTCGTAAGCTTGAATTGGCTTCTCAGTCCAGGGAGAATCTGCACAACCGGATTCAAGATAGTACACCTGCAAATCAATTTCTGGACAGCGAGACAAAGCGTAAAACAGATCTCGCTGATAGGGAGAAGGCACGATCGAATAAATGACAACTTTAAGCGGGCGCATACGTTAAGAAACAGCCAGAGACACTAAAGATTGCAGCCGATCGCTCAGTTGCTCTAAATCGAGAGCAGAGCGCGATCGGCTTCCTTGGGAAAGTTCGATTAGCTGCTGCGGCTGCTCGAGAAAGGATTGAAGAACTTGGGCGATCGCAGATCCTGAAACTTCAGGCAACACCTTGCCATTGATGCCATCGCTCACCACTTCTCCGCAGAACTTTGACACAATCAACGGGAGCCTCC is a window from the Cyanobacteria bacterium FACHB-DQ100 genome containing:
- a CDS encoding chorismate lyase; translation: MTAIIRPTDSAILPTTWHCLDPIWEASELEIQQGLPHSKLSPAWQMMLLGDGSPTRHLQLLTGERTEVDVLDMSPIGFSTDNAPPAIAQIPAERLRRQIWLKTASGQRLGYAASWWELSHVDEYLQNKSQPVWANLSRSRLELYREIKGLHYGRSPALEAAFGYSTPLWGRHYLFWHHGKPFTLIYEVFSPYLEKYLGKAQA
- a CDS encoding glycosyltransferase; the protein is MKILHVIPSLSPSMGGPPQVAMNLVWALQQLGVDTEILTTNHDGATELDVPVNQQVDYQFREDGATVPVWFMPFKRPALKEFLFSPAATRWLWQNVQNYDVLDNHYLFCYAPSCAAAIARWHRVPYTVRTMGQLTPWALSQRPLKKQVYTALIERRNLDRAAAIHCTAPSEVEDVRNFGVDTPTLTLPLGVSPLIEIEDARSLIHQKYQVSDETPIILFLSRLHPKKRPELLLQSLHHLASQGLSFHAILAGDGDPAYVKKLHTIAQSLNLSDQITFPGLVLGKLKDCLLQGADLFVLPSFSENFGIAVAEALNAQLPVVITPGIQIAPEIESADAGLVVEETVESLALAIEQLLTKPYLREKLGKNGQHLAQSRYSWQAIAQQLIPAYRTIAAKQPLPQEPCFQPMSCPIFDKKTQIC
- a CDS encoding oligosaccharide repeat unit polymerase; translation: MSLSRDFSEDIYPEVEHFPPSASGAATLAILGGVALGFIGMQSPSDQPALIARAAAIPVAIGLTTSIYLDSRRGLRNLFRTDLLCLISLYYLILAEFLFPQEEFNTMIDIAQTRNAIAIVLVAFAAFAIGRHLIKPQAMQSSWLNFEDVSTNTLFRVVMISAILGYLYMLQSVQFDIIKMINAMMGARFSEPWTRARLGGASSLIIELGLLRYAIPPLFGVLCNRRHLIPLYQQSLLVAAFALTMFQGFSGGTRNVFVAYLATFIVGYLLTLPRYTFINTIIPVALTFSIAAYGSYHMLEFRTIGLRNYLENRVYASDTVRQTLSVDYNLASLGIVADAIPSAHNYLGSEILVWSIIKPIPRVFLPSKPEGLSVSLEEIAGVEGYTIATTYIGEAYMMAGYWGVIATSLFLGALANWWNRLVLQRQSDYAMVVYALGFFAGSITMRSLFWLTTAILPVIGLIVARKSGLIR
- a CDS encoding glycosyltransferase; translated protein: MTIPRLRVLLLASYFPKPDNPVMGTWALSQAEALARQNIELFVVSPTSWLPSAIALTPGAKAYANCPDTFTWSNSVRVSYPRWFYYPVPPFKAWAHRNPEPYLQLAWKSIQQNFRRIVQSFQPDVIFCHQTLPNGWIAAQLPEALPIVTLDHDFDEIRDAQSYPGRKAAMQTVADRATMLLAVSKPMQQDLQMLFPQSQVLTLHNGVNLPSKQVLNTPRPIALQGKKVILACALFAERKGVPLLIEAFCRIAGKHPDAVLRIIGSGPDAEKVQQAVDRYDVTAQVQLIGRKPHAGVLQEMVWADCFALVGWDEPFATVYLEAMAAGKPIICCNDGGINDVITQEVHGYSVPPKNIDETALALDRMLSEDDKRLEMGQQAQHLIQHHLTWNVKAAELVQILEQVIPQRPQLTLSQIPA
- a CDS encoding ABC transporter permease; amino-acid sequence: MNLFRRFLESRFFVLAVKEISQILRNKQLIFLLVFPPTIQLLIFGFALSPNVEHIKLGVMDYSNTPMSRELTAAMTANGVFDVKSRTIDETDLSNQVRRGDVTAGLVIPTDFNRSLHSDRPAEVQVLIDAVDANTAGIASGYATQIINQFGRQFTPEAVPPIQTEATILYNPGLVSSWFIVPGVIGLVLNLGSSLVSTSAVVREKDTGTLEQLLMTPAADWEIILAKVVPLFVLLLGEVMLALSVAHFIFQVPFRGSLPLFLFFSGLYACVGIGVGFLLATISRTQQQAILTSFFINLPLIQLSGAIAPVESMPKFFQILSLANPLRHYIKIARGVLLKGNGLDVLYPEAIALFCFAIALLYISTSKFRSQLN
- a CDS encoding class I SAM-dependent methyltransferase, with the protein product MLTRNHTALEPFVSVEQQSLATWKDEVLSFPIDHPSPGIEANAYYFGHPEWAKNYLDAVHRDREFQERWFTITGSWQDKIIVDIGCGPGNVFAALRDRCGVPNHLIGVDVAHGGLKIAAELGYTPVLADAQRLPFISEFADIVVINGTLHHCDDMRQVLREAARIVRPGGLLITDHDLQKTMWSNNTIAHWLWNIRLPLYRLLKRGGHATSEEQKWMVATEVHHSPGDGVTPEFFYSILEPIGFSVKLFPHNRTAGADVLQGRWGRSSWNIRLAQWLSGVNPDSAEGALVMMCVAQRSLIP
- a CDS encoding ABC transporter ATP-binding protein, whose amino-acid sequence is MTSALELTPNVSYSATDSIIRVHQLHKHYGRIAAVRGIDFSVAPGELFGLIGPDGAGKTTTFHILSGIMEATAGEVQVLGLPARDARLQIGYLTQQFSLYLDLSINENLQYVAGLREVPEPLFQERRAKYLKLMSLDQFGDRLAGQLSGGMKQKLALCGALVSQPKVLLLDEPTTGVDPVSRREFWDVLAALTAEGVTIVVATPYLDEAERCNRVALMYDGIIQQIGTPAQLRHGLGLHRIEVHTPQLEIAEQALSESAAITDVQTFGDRLDVLAADPDAGEREIRSRFCDQHLSLTSLRAAEPTLENVFVTRLRQQGSAPQILEFPRGRSSRKSSEDVAIYARNLNRVFGIFQAVKNVDVEVRYGEIFGLLGANGAGKTTTIKMLCGLLPASSGEIALGGERGNLRSSDLRKRIGYMSQKFTLYDDLSIVQNLQFYSGVYGVPRKLRREKIDWVLATCGLEGQENMLTGQLPGGWKQRVAFGASVLHEPDILFLDEPTSGVDPLARRQFWRLINDFARNGTAILVTTHYLEEAEQCNRMSFMVAGETVLEGSPSQIKAAQPGQLIEVVLNQTQAASNLLKQQMESWRVSIFADRLHVVIDHPEEIEQLRSRLIAANLSPISLLPIPYSLEDAFIGVVQRAQL
- a CDS encoding ABC transporter permease, translated to MKRILAQCKKELAQFRRDRLTLALAFILPTMTLFIFGFAIRLEAKNIVLIVQDFDRSNLSQAYTERLYATNQFVPVQWNGLDPVRDGIDRGLAKAAVIIPSKFSSDVQAGRTSTVQVLIDGTDVNNARVIKNSIQAFTKVFIQDQNLAQSQPKILPRIRLWFNPGRQESLYIVPGVFGVILAIYPSLLAALAMSREKEQGTILQTYASSISAAELLLGKCLAYFIVGIGQALFVIGLGCAVWRLGFAGDPTPLFVGGAIFLIASVMFGLFIGVRANNRSVAVQGVATAGFLLALLLSGFIYPLHNIPFPLSLVTNIVPARYFIEISRDAFVRGTGWSGVWLAPLLLAVLAFVLFSLSRRILGRMQLPG